The Populus trichocarpa isolate Nisqually-1 chromosome 2, P.trichocarpa_v4.1, whole genome shotgun sequence genome has a window encoding:
- the LOC7459538 gene encoding uncharacterized protein LOC7459538 isoform X1, translated as MQRREYRREGGGGIGGDQEMDYSLAALKLLRVQLKDTSETPSQNALTLGGILFQRAWLQGILVSNDGDGRLLLDDGTGVIELCLSGDFRLRHWDSGTYPFSFLIYFFFWHILAYIDRSVFLGCIFELYRDVCDGSWRVLCPSWFVRWLIFRHCRMRSNVVS; from the exons ATGCAGAGAAGAGAGTATAGAAGAGAGGGAGGAGGAGGAATCGGTGGAGATCAGGAGATGGATTACAGTCTAGCAGCGCTTAAGCTACTGCGTGTCCAATTGAAAGACACCAGTGAGACTCCTTCTCAAAACGCCTTGACTCTCGGCGGCATTCTCTTTCAACGCGCCTGGTTACAG GGAATTTTGGTCTCCAACGACGGTGACGGCCGTCTCCTTCTCGATGACGGCACTGGTGTCATCGAGCTTTGCCTTTCTGGCGACTTCCGTCTCCGTCACTGGGACTCAGGTACGTAccccttttcctttcttatttattttttcttttggcacATTTTAGCATATATAGACCGCTCTGTTTTTCTTGGGTGTATTTTTGAATTGTACAGGGATGTATGTGATGGTAGTTGGAGGGTACTTTGTCCGTCCTG gTTCGTAAGATGGTTGATCTTTCGGCATTGCCGGATGAGAAGCAATGTGGTATCTTGA
- the LOC7459538 gene encoding uncharacterized protein LOC7459538 isoform X5, which yields MQRREYRREGGGGIGGDQEMDYSLAALKLLRVQLKDTSETPSQNALTLGGILFQRAWEFWSPTTVTAVSFSMTALVSSSFAFLATSVSVTGTQGCM from the exons ATGCAGAGAAGAGAGTATAGAAGAGAGGGAGGAGGAGGAATCGGTGGAGATCAGGAGATGGATTACAGTCTAGCAGCGCTTAAGCTACTGCGTGTCCAATTGAAAGACACCAGTGAGACTCCTTCTCAAAACGCCTTGACTCTCGGCGGCATTCTCTTTCAACGCGCCTG GGAATTTTGGTCTCCAACGACGGTGACGGCCGTCTCCTTCTCGATGACGGCACTGGTGTCATCGAGCTTTGCCTTTCTGGCGACTTCCGTCTCCGTCACTGGGACTCAG GGATGTATGTGA
- the LOC7459538 gene encoding uncharacterized protein LOC7459538 isoform X3, with amino-acid sequence MQRREYRREGGGGIGGDQEMDYSLAALKLLRVQLKDTSETPSQNALTLGGILFQRAWLQGILVSNDGDGRLLLDDGTGVIELCLSGDFRLRHWDSGMYVMVVGGYFVRPGS; translated from the exons ATGCAGAGAAGAGAGTATAGAAGAGAGGGAGGAGGAGGAATCGGTGGAGATCAGGAGATGGATTACAGTCTAGCAGCGCTTAAGCTACTGCGTGTCCAATTGAAAGACACCAGTGAGACTCCTTCTCAAAACGCCTTGACTCTCGGCGGCATTCTCTTTCAACGCGCCTGGTTACAG GGAATTTTGGTCTCCAACGACGGTGACGGCCGTCTCCTTCTCGATGACGGCACTGGTGTCATCGAGCTTTGCCTTTCTGGCGACTTCCGTCTCCGTCACTGGGACTCAG GGATGTATGTGATGGTAGTTGGAGGGTACTTTGTCCGTCCTG gTTCGTAA
- the LOC7459538 gene encoding uncharacterized protein LOC7459538 isoform X2, translating to MDYSLAALKLLRVQLKDTSETPSQNALTLGGILFQRAWLQGILVSNDGDGRLLLDDGTGVIELCLSGDFRLRHWDSGTYPFSFLIYFFFWHILAYIDRSVFLGCIFELYRDVCDGSWRVLCPSWFVRWLIFRHCRMRSNVVS from the exons ATGGATTACAGTCTAGCAGCGCTTAAGCTACTGCGTGTCCAATTGAAAGACACCAGTGAGACTCCTTCTCAAAACGCCTTGACTCTCGGCGGCATTCTCTTTCAACGCGCCTGGTTACAG GGAATTTTGGTCTCCAACGACGGTGACGGCCGTCTCCTTCTCGATGACGGCACTGGTGTCATCGAGCTTTGCCTTTCTGGCGACTTCCGTCTCCGTCACTGGGACTCAGGTACGTAccccttttcctttcttatttattttttcttttggcacATTTTAGCATATATAGACCGCTCTGTTTTTCTTGGGTGTATTTTTGAATTGTACAGGGATGTATGTGATGGTAGTTGGAGGGTACTTTGTCCGTCCTG gTTCGTAAGATGGTTGATCTTTCGGCATTGCCGGATGAGAAGCAATGTGGTATCTTGA
- the LOC7459538 gene encoding NADH dehydrogenase [ubiquinone] 1 alpha subcomplex subunit 9, mitochondrial isoform X4: MVSVPVLTISSCCHKHENWGNYSFEELNHGMAEQFAMISREQGGIMRFIQVSCFGASASSPSRVLRAKAAGEEAVLREMHRAAARCISSYHISLILP, translated from the exons ATGGTTTCTGTGCCGGTGCTAACAATCTCTTCATGCTGTCATAAACATGAAAATTGGGGAAACTACAGTTTTGAGGAATTGAACCATGGCATGGCAGAGCAATTCGCAATG ATTTCTAGAGAACAGGGAGGTATCATGAGATTCATTCAAGTTTCTTGCTTTGGAGCTTCTGCATCATCTCCATCAAGAGTGCTAAGAGCTAAGGCTGCTGGAGAGGAAGCTGTTTTGAGAGAAATGCATCGAG CAGCTGCTAGATGCATCTCCTCCTATCATATATCTCTCATTCTCCCTTGA
- the LOC7459540 gene encoding xyloglucan galactosyltransferase MUR3 codes for MRRRSPTNVSSELMEKGGGKNQHNRLCLLASLSAFFWILLLYFHFVVLAGSTVDKSVKLDPTPLNPESKTPAFVTDNRLPDNPLKSSPSTSETIPSNATPSSTETTPLKTTSTSSQKIEKFPFTRALRTVENKSDPCGGRYIYVHDLPSRFNEDMLKECRSLSLWTNMCKFTTNAGMGPPLENVEGVFSNTGWYATNQFAVDVIFSNRMKQYECLTNDSSVAAAIFVPFYAGFDIARYLWGHNVSRRDAASLDLVDWLMKRPEWGIMQGRDHFLVAGRITWDFRRLTDEESDWGNKLLFLPAAKNMSMLVVESSPWNANDFGIPYPTYFHPAKDADVFTWQDRMRKLERKWLFSFAGAPRPDNPKSIRGQIIDQCKKSKVGKLLECDFGESKCHSPSSIMQMFQSSLFCLQPQGDSYTRRSAFDSMLAGCIPVFFHPGSAYTQYTWHLPKNYTTYSVFIPEDDIRKRNVSIEERLSQISPEQVKIMRDNVINLIPSLIYADPRSKLETLKDAFDVAVQAVIDKVTRLRKNIIEGRTEYDNFVEENSWKYALLDEGQREVGGHEWDPFFSKPKDGNADSGGSSAEAAKNSWENERRGQS; via the coding sequence ATGAGACGCCGGTCTCCGACAAATGTTTCTTCTGAGCTGATGGAGAAAGGGGGAGGAAAGAATCAACATAACCGCCTTTGTTTGTTGGCTTCGCTCTCTGCCTTCTTTTGgattttgttattgtattttcattttgttgttcTAGCAGGTAGCACTGTTGATAAATCTGTCAAATTGGATCCAACCCCGTTAAACCCAGAATCAAAAACCCCTGCTTTTGTAACCGATAATCGGTTACCAGACAACCCTTTGAAAAGTAGCCCTAGTACTAGTGAGACCATCCCATCAAATGCTACTCCTAGTAGTACTGAAACCACCCCATTGAAAACTACCTCTACTAGTAGTCAAAAGATTGAGAAGTTCCCTTTTACGAGAGCTTTGAGAACGGTGGAAAATAAGAGTGATCCGTGTGGAGGGAGGTATATTTATGTCCATGATTTGCCTTCTAGGTTTAATGAGGATATGTTGAAGGAGTGTAGGAGTTTGAGTCTTTGGACCAATATGTGTAAGTTCACAACTAATGCTGGGATGGGACCCCCACTGGAGAATGTTGAAGGGGTGTTTTCAAATACAGGTTGGTATGCCACAAATCAGTTCGCAGTAGATGTGATATTCAGTAATAGGATGAAGCAGTACGAGTGCTTGACAAATGATTCTTCTGTTGCTGCTGCGATTTTTGTGCCATTTTATGCGGGGTTTGATATTGCTAGGTATCTTTGGGGGCATAATGTTTCGAGGAGGGATGCTGCTTCGCTTGATTTGGTTGACTGGCTCATGAAGAGGCCAGAGTGGGGGATTATGCAAGGCAGGGATCATTTTTTGGTTGCTGGGAGGATTACATGGGATTTCAGGAGGCTAACGGATGAAGAATCGGATTGGGGTAATAAGCTTCTATTTTTGCCAGCTGCAAAAAATATGTCAATGCTTGTGGTCGAATCAAGTCCATGGAATGCTAATGATTTTGGCATTCCTTATCCGACCTATTTTCATCCCGCAAAGGATGCTGATGTGTTTACTTGGCAAGACCGAATGAGGAAATTAGAGAGGAAATGGCTCTTTTCTTTTGCCGGGGCACCACGCCCTGATAACCCCAAATCAATCAGAGGGCAGATCATAGATCAGTGCAAGAAGTCAAAGGTGGGCAAGCTGTTGGAATGTGATTTTGGGGAGAGCAAGTGTCATTCACCAAGCAGCATAATGCAGATGTTTCAGAGTTCTCTTTTCTGTCTCCAGCCTCAAGGTGATTCTTACACGCGGAGGTCAGCTTTCGACTCAATGCTGGCAGGTTGCATTCCTGTCTTCTTCCATCCTGGTTCGGCGTACACACAGTATACTTGGCATCTTCCAAAGAATTATACGACATATTCAGTGTTCATTCCAGAGGATGATATCCGTAAGAGAAATGTTAGCATTGAAGAACGGCTTAGTCAAATTTCTCCTGAGCAGGTCAAGATCATGAGGGATAATGTTATAAACCTCATTCCATCGCTTATATATGCAGATCCTCGCTCAAAATTGGAGACTCTTAAAGATGCTTTTGATGTCGCCGTACAGGCAGTCATTGACAAAGTTACAAGGTTGAGGAAGAACATTATTGAAGGCCGTACAGAATATGATAATTTTGTGGAGGAGAACAGTTGGAAATATGCATTGCTAGATGAAGGACAGCGTGAGGTGGGGGGTCATGAGTGGGATCCTTTCTTCTCAAAACCAAAGGATGGCAATGCTGATTCTGGTGGTTCATCTGCTGAAGCTGCAAAAAATTCATGGGAGAATGAGCGAAGAGGTCAGTCATGA
- the LOC7459541 gene encoding subtilisin-like protease SBT1.2, whose amino-acid sequence MSKESKIHPFFSILFFNFFAFLHAHTALQTYIVQLHPHGTTRPLFSSKSRWHLSFLKRTVSSEEHHSSRLLYSYSSAMEGFAAMLSESEMESLQKLPDVVAIRPDMRFQVQTTYSYKFLGLGPTREDAWYKSGFGRGVIIGVLDTGVWPESPSFNDQGMPPVPKKWRGICQKGQDFNSSNCNRKLIGARFFTKGHRMASTSASPENVQEYASPRDSHGHGTHTTSTAGGVSVPMASVLGLGSGVARGMAPGAHVAMYKVCWFSGCYSSDILAAMDVAIRDGVDVLSLSLGGFPLPLFADTIAIGSFRAMEHGISVVCAAGNNGPIQNSVANEAPWIATIGASTLDRRFPAFVQLDNGQFLHGQSMYPGNRLSSTTKELELVYVTGGDNGSEFCFRGSLPREKVLGKMVVCDRGVNGRTEKGLAVKESGGAAMILANTAINLQEDSVDVHVLPATSIGFNEAVRLKAYLNSTSKPQARIVYGGTVIGKSRAPAVAQFSARGPSYSNPSILKPDVIAPGVNIIAAWPQNLGPSSLPEDTRRTNFTVMSGTSMACPHVSGIAALIRSAHPKWTPAAVKSAIMTTADVTDHSGHPIMDGDKPAGVFAIGAGHVNPERALSPGLIYDIRPDDYVTHLCTLRYTRSDIFAITHRNVSCNDLLQMNRGFSLNYPSISIIFKHGTRSKMIKRHVTNVGSPNSIYSVEVTAPEGVKVRVRPQRLIFKHINQSLSYKVWFISRKKAGRGEVDFAQGHLTWVHSQHGLYKVRSPISVTWK is encoded by the coding sequence ATGTCTAAGGAATCCAAAATACATCCCTtcttttccattctttttttcaacttctttgCCTTCCTCCATGCACACACAGCACTCCAAACCTACATTGTTCAGCTCCATCCACATGGCACCACACGGCCCTTGTTCTCCTCCAAGTCTCGATGGCATCTCTCGTTTCTTAAAAGAACTGTTTCGTCTGAAGAACACCATTCCTCTCGGCTTCTTTACTCTTACAGTTCTGCCATGGAGGGTTTTGCGGCTATGCTCTCTGAATCAGAGATGGAGTCATTGCAAAAGTTGCCTGATGTTGTTGCTATTAGACCGGACATGAGGTTCCAAGTCCAGACAACATATTCCTACAAGTTCTTGGGACTTGGCCCCACAAGAGAAGATGCTTGGTACAAGTCTGGGTTTGGTCGTGGAGTGATAATTGGGGTGCTTGACACTGGAGTTTGGCCCGAGAGTCCAAGTTTCAATGATCAAGGAATGCCTCCGGTTCCCAAGAAGTGGCGAGGGATTTGCCAAAAAGGACAAGACTTTAATTCGTCGAACTGTAATAGAAAACTCATTGGTGCAAGGTTCTTCACTAAAGGTCACCGTATGGCTTCTACCTCAGCCTCACCAGAAAATGTCCAGGAATATGCATCACCAAGAGATTCGCATGGACATGGCACTCACACAACATCCACAGCTGGAGGAGTCTCAGTCCCGATGGCGAGTGTGCTTGGTCTAGGTTCTGGTGTGGCTCGAGGCATGGCCCCTGGAGCACACGTTGCAATGTACAAAGTTTGCTGGTTCAGCGGTTGCTACAGCTCTGATATCCTAGCAGCAATGGACGTTGCGATTAGAGATGGAGTTGAcgtcctctccctctctctggGTGGCTTTCCATTGCCACTTTTTGCAGATACCATTGCGATTGGCAGTTTTCGGGCAATGGAGCATGGAATTTCAGTTGTATGTGCAGCAGGGAACAATGGCCCTATCCAAAACTCAGTTGCTAATGAAGCTCCATGGATTGCTACTATTGGTGCAAGTACACTTGATAGGAGATTTCCAGCTTTTGTCCAGTTGGACAATGGACAATTCCTTCATGGACAATCCATGTATCCCGGGAACCGGTTATCAAGCACCACAAAAGAACTTGAACTGGTTTATGTAACAGGCGGGGACAATGGGAGCGAATTTTGTTTCAGAGGTTCACTCCCAAGGGAAAAAGTTCTCGGGAAAATGGTGGTTTGTGACAGAGGTGTTAATGGGAGGACAGAAAAAGGACTTGCTGTGAAGGAATCTGGTGGGGCTGCAATGATCTTAGCCAATACCGCAATCAATCTGCAGGAGGACTCGGTTGATGTCCATGTCTTGCCTGCAACATCAATTGGTTTTAATGAAGCAGTTCGCTTGAAAGCTTACTTAAACTCTACTAGTAAACCTCAAGCTCGAATTGTATATGGAGGAACTGTTATTGGGAAATCTAGAGCACCAGCAGTAGCGCAGTTTTCAGCTCGAGGACCAAGTTATTCCAACCCCTCAATCCTCAAACCAGATGTAATTGCACCAGGAGTCAACATAATTGCAGCTTGGCCTCAAAATTTGGGTCCCTCCAGTCTCCCGGAAGATACTAGAAGGACAAATTTCACAGTCATGTCAGGGACATCCATGGCTTGTCCCCATGTTAGTGGAATTGCTGCACTCATCCGCTCAGCTCACCCCAAATGGACTCCTGCAGCTGTTAAATCTGCAATAATGACTACTGCAGATGTAACTGACCATTCAGGACACCCAATAATGGATGGAGATAAACCGGCAGGAGTTTTCGCCATTGGAGCTGGACATGTAAACCCAGAAAGAGCCCTGAGTCCAGGACTAATATATGATATCAGGCCAGATGATTACGTCACTCATCTATGCACACTTAGATACACAAGATCAGACATTTTTGCTATCACACACAGGAATGTTAGTTGCAATGATTTATTGCAGATGAATAGGGGTTTCAGCCTCAATTATCCTTCCATTTCCATAATCTTCAAGCACGGAACAAGAAGTAAGATGATAAAGAGGCACGTAACGAATGTTGGAAGCCCTAATTCCATCTACTCAGTTGAAGTTACAGCACCTGAAGGAGTCAAAGTGAGAGTAAGACCTCAAAGGCTAATTTTCAAGCACATAAATCAAAGTTTGAGTTACAAAGtatggttcatatcaagaaagAAAGCAGGAAGAGGGGAGGTAGACTTCGCACAAGGGCATTTGACATGGGTGCActctcaacatggactttacaAGGTTAGAAGCCCCATTTCAGTGACCTGGAAGTGA
- the LOC7459542 gene encoding photosystem II reaction center PSB28 protein, chloroplastic produces the protein MATLQSLALASPVAQHLQHQTRSFSGSGSWAVNKSSYSLFNGQSLCLPRLRLPLIRRKLRTSGLVTMMVKPAIQFVQGADEQTVPDVRLTKSRDGTNGMAIFTFDQPSVFDSSAEVGDITGFYMIDEEGILQSVDVNAKFVNGKPERIEAKYIMRTPREWDRFMRFMERYANANGLQFVKK, from the exons ATGGCAACCCTGCAGTCTCTTGCATTAGCCTCTCCTGTGGCACAGCACTTGCAGCACCAAACCCGTTCTTTCTCAG GCTCAGGATCTTGGGCTGTGAATAAGAGTTCCTACTCCCTATTCAATGGCCAATCGTTGTGCTTGCCTCGCCTGCGGTTGCCCTTGATCAGGCGAAAGTTGCGGACCTCTGGACTTGTTACTATGATGGTGAAACCAGCAATTCAGTTTGTTCAAGGAGCTGATGAACAGACTGTACCAGATGTAAGGCTTACTAAGTCGAGAGATGGAACGAATGGTATGGCGATATTCACCTTTGATCAACCTTCAGTTTTTGACTCATCTGCTGAAGTTGGTGATATCACTGGTTTCTACATGATCGATGAGGAAGGGATTCTTCAATCAGTTGATGTTAATGCCAAATTCGTCAATGGCAAACCAGAAAGAATTGAAGCAAAATATATCATGCGGACTCCTAGAGAGTGGGACAGATTCATGAGATTCATGGAGAGATATGCTAATGCAAATGGCTTACAATTCGTCAAGAAATGA
- the LOC7461486 gene encoding MDIS1-interacting receptor like kinase 1, with translation MDKNNLRLQVLVLLFYCCVGIGSAVVVEKNVFGDEVSALLSLKAGLLDPSNSLRDWKLSNSSAHCNWAGVWCNSNGAVEKLDLSHMNLTGHVSDDIQRLESLTSLNLCCNGFSSSLTKAISNLTSLKDIDVSQNLFIGSFPVGLGRAAGLTLLNASSNNFSGIIPEDLGNATSLETLDLRGSFFEGSIPKSFRNLRKLKFLGLSGNSLTGQLPAELGLLSSLEKIIIGYNEFEGGIPAEFGNLTNLKYLDLAIGNLSGEIPAELGRLKALETVFLYQNNLEGKLPAAIGNITSLQLLDLSDNNLSGEIPAEIVNLKNLQLLNLMSNQLSGSIPAGVGGLTQLSVLELWSNSLSGPLPRDLGKNSPLQWLDVSSNSLSGEIPASLCNGGNLTKLILFNNSFSGPIPDSLSTCFSLVRVRMQNNFLSGAIPVGLGKLGKLQRLELANNSLTGQIPIDLAFSSSLSFIDISRNRLRSSLPSTVLSIQNLQTFMASNNNLEGEIPDQFQDRPSLSALDLSSNHFSGSIPASIASCEKLVNLNLKNNRLTGEIPKAVAMMPALAVLDLSNNSLTGGLPENFGSSPALEMLNVSYNKLQGPVPANGVLRAINPDDLVGNVGLCGGVLPPCSHSLLNASGQRNVHTKRIVAGWLIGISSVFAVGIALVGAQLLYKRWYSNGSCFEKSYEMGSGEWPWRLMAYQRLGFTSSDILACLKESNVIGMGATGTVYKAEVPRSNTVVAVKKLWRSGADIETGSSSDFVGEVNLLGKLRHRNIVRLLGFLHNDSDMMILYEYMHNGSLGEVLHGKQAGRLLVDWVSRYNIALGVAQGLAYLHHDCRPPVIHRDIKSNNILLDTDLEARIADFGLARVMIRKNETVSMVAGSYGYIAPEYGYTLKVDEKIDIYSYGVVLLELLTGKRPLDPEFGESVDIVEWIRRKIRDNRSLEEALDQNVGNCKHVQEEMLLVLRIALLCTAKLPKDRPSMRDVITMLGEAKPRRKSSSNSSGYDSNKDKPVFNTSPVNGLV, from the exons ATGGACAAGAACAATTTGCGGTTGCAAGTCCTGGTTTTGTTGTTCTACTGTTGCGTTGGGATTGGTTCTGCTGTGGTGGTTGAGAAAAATGTGTTCGGTGATGAAGTGTCAGCTTTGCTGTCTCTAAAAGCTGGTCTTCTAGATCCATCGAATAGTCTTCGAGATTGGAAACTGTCCAACAGTTCAGCTCATTGTAACTGGGCTGGAGTTTGGTGCAACTCTAATGGAGCTGTTGAAAAGCTTGATCTCTCCCACATGAATCTCACTGGACATGTATCCGATGACATCCAAAGACTAGAGAGTTTGACTTCTCTAAACTTGTGCTGCAATGGGTTCTCTTCATCGTTGAcaaaagctatatccaatctcaCTTCACTGAAAGACATTGATGTGAGTCAGAACCTCTTTATTGGTAGCTTTCCTGTTGGTCTTGGAAGAGCAGCTGGTCTGACTTTGCTAAATGCTTCAAGCAATAATTTCTCTGGAATTATTCCTGAGGATCTTGGCAATGCGACTTCACTAGAGACTCTTGATCTCAGAGGGAGTTTCTTTGAAGGTTCCATTCCAAAATCTTTCAGGAACTTGCGAAAGCTGAAGTTTCTTGGCCTTTCTGGGAATAGTCTCACTGGTCAATTACCAGCAGAGCTGGGGCTGCTTTCATCACTGGAGAAAATAATTATAGGATACAATGAGTTTGAAGGTGGAATCCCAGCAGAGTTTGGAAATCTCACTAATCTGAAGTATCTTGATTTGGCAATTGGAAATCTTAGTGGTGAGATTCCAGCTGAATTGGGGAGACTTAAGGCACTTGAGACTGTATTCCTGTATCAGAATAATCTTGAAGGCAAACTTCCAGCGGCGATTGGAAACATCACTTCACTGCAACTATTAGACCTGTCTGACAATAATTTATCAGGAGAAATTCCTGCTGAGattgttaatttgaaaaacCTGCAGCTCTTGAATCTGATGTCCAACCAGCTTTCAGGTTCAATTCCTGCTGGAGTTGGAGGGTTGACTCAGTTATCAGTGCTTGAGCTGTGGAGCAATTCATTGTCAGGTCCACTGCCAAGAGATCTCGGCAAGAATTCACCATTGCAATGGTTGGACGTATCATCCAATTCATTATCTGGGGAGATTCCAGCAAGCTTGTGTAATGGTGGTAATCTCACCAAGCTCATTCTCTTCAACAATTCCTTCTCAGGTCCGATTCCTGACTCTTTATCAACATGCTTCTCTCTTGTTCGTGTACGGATGcaaaacaattttctttctGGGGCAATTCCAGTTGGACTTGGCAAATTAGGGAAGCTTCAGAGGTTAGAGTTGGCAAATAATAGCCTCACTGGTCAAATCCCAATTGATCTAGCCTTTTCTTCATCACTTTCCTTCATTGATATCTCAAGAAACCGACTCCGATCCTCTCTTCCTTCCACAGTTCTTTCCATTCAAAATCTACAAACCTTCATGGCCTCAAACAATAACTTAGAAGGTGAGATCCCTGACCAGTTCCAGGACCGTCCTTCACTTTCTGCGCTTGATCTCTCTTCAAACCATTTCTCTGGTTCCATTCCAGCTAGCATTGCTTCATGTGAGAAACTTGTAAATTTGAATCTTAAGAACAACCGATTGACTGGAGAAATCCCAAAAGCAGTTGCAATGATGCCTGCACTGGCCGTTCTTGATCTATCAAACAACTCTTTAACTGGTGGATTACCTGAGAATTTTGGCTCCTCCCCTGCCTTAGAAATGCTGAATGTCTCGTATAACAAGCTACAAGGTCCTGTTCCTGCAAATGGCGTGCTAAGAGCCATCAATCCAGATGATCTCGTCGGGAATGTGGGTCTCTGTGGCGGTGTCCTGCCTCCATGTAGCCACAGTTTGCTAAATGCATCGGGGCAAAGAAATGTGCATACAAAGCGCATAGTTGCCGGGTGGCTCATTGGGATTTCATCAGTTTTTGCAGTTGGGATTGCATTAGTCGGTGCTCAACTTCTCTATAAAAGGTGGTATTCAAATGGAAGCTGCTTCGAAAAAAGTTATGAAATGGGCAGTGGAGAGTGGCCATGGAGATTGATGGCTTACCAGAGGCTTGGTTTCACTAGTTCTGACATTCTAGCTTGCTTAAAGGAATCAAACGTGATTGGAATGGGAGCAACTGGGACTGTTTACAAAGCTGAGGTGCCTAGGTCGAACACGGTTGTTGCAGTAAAGAAGCTATGGAGATCAGGAGCAGACATCGAAACAGGAAGCAGCAGTGATTTTGTCGGAGAGGTGAACCTCTTGGGGAAGCTGAGGCATCGAAATATTGTTCGGTTATTAGGCTTTCTTCATAATGATTCCGACATGATGATACTATATGAATATATGCACAATGGCAGCCTTGGAGAAGTCTTGCATGGCAAACAAGCAGGAAGATTGCTTGTAGACTGGGTATCGCGATATAATATCGCACTTGGAGTTGCACAAGGACTTGCTTATCTTCACCATGATTGCCGCCCACCAGTTATTCATCGGGACATCAAGTCCAATAACATACTGCTTGATACAGATCTTGAAGCAAGGATCGCTGATTTCGGGTTGGCAAGAGTGATGATTAGGAAGAACGAGACAGTTTCCATGGTGGCAGGATCATACGGATACATTGCCCCTG AATATGGATACACCTTGAAAGTTGATGAAAAGATTGACATTTACAGCTATGGAGTAGTTTTATTAGAACTTCTTACAGGAAAGCGGCCCTTAGATCCTGAGTTTGGGGAATCTGTCGACATCGTTGAATGGATTCGGAGAAAGATTAGAGACAACAGATCATTAGAAGAAGCATTAGACCAGAATGTAGGAAATTGCAAGCATGTTCAAGAAGAGATGCTATTGGTTCTTAGAATAGCACTTCTTTGTACTGCCAAGCTCCCCAAGGACAGACCATCAATGAGAGATGTGATAACAATGCTTGGAGAGGCAAAACCGAGGAGAAAAAGCAGTAGCAACAGCAGTGGATATGATAGTAACAAAGATAAGCCAGTCTTTAACACATCACCTGTAAATGGCCTTGTATAG